A genomic window from Silene latifolia isolate original U9 population chromosome Y, ASM4854445v1, whole genome shotgun sequence includes:
- the LOC141634206 gene encoding uncharacterized protein LOC141634206 isoform X2: MPLNDDEKRLQMPVVITCNEIRREVSAAQLIAKQQIDWTFTFDKESQKVPLAEETRLDEKKINNRWKININVENLVENRCETKGNKEAKVSLQDSEISGECRGWIKQL; encoded by the exons AT GCCTTTGAATGATGATGAAAAGAGACTTCAGATGCCGGTTGTTATTACTTGTAATGAGATTAGAAGAGAGGTTTCTGCTGCGCAGTTAATTGCTAAACAGCAAATTGATTGGACTTTTACCTTTGATAAG GAATCACAGAAGGTACCACTAGCAGAGGAGACAAGGTTGGACGAGAAGAAAATAAACAACCGGTGGAAAATAAATATAAATGTGGAAAATCTAGTGGAAAATCGATG TGAGACAAAGGGAAACAAGGAGGCTAAGGTTAGTCTTCAAGATAGTGAGATCTCAGGCGAGTGTCGGGGTTGGATCAAGCAACTATGA
- the LOC141634206 gene encoding uncharacterized protein LOC141634206 isoform X3, whose protein sequence is MPLNDDEKRLQMPVVITCNEIRREVSAAQLIAKQQIDWTFTFDKESQKVPLAEETRLDEKKINNRWKININVENLVENRWCNYFLEILLCESMDLVVGAPLIPTVMAGMGLVVGLIHVLVLE, encoded by the exons AT GCCTTTGAATGATGATGAAAAGAGACTTCAGATGCCGGTTGTTATTACTTGTAATGAGATTAGAAGAGAGGTTTCTGCTGCGCAGTTAATTGCTAAACAGCAAATTGATTGGACTTTTACCTTTGATAAG GAATCACAGAAGGTACCACTAGCAGAGGAGACAAGGTTGGACGAGAAGAAAATAAACAACCGGTGGAAAATAAATATAAATGTGGAAAATCTAGTGGAAAATCGATGGTGCAATTACTTTCTTGAAATCTTACTTTGTGAATCGATGGATCTTGTGGTCGGTGCACCTCTGATTCCGACCGTGATGGCGGGAATGGGGCTAGTTGTCGGGTTAATTCATGTATTGGTGCTAGAG TGA
- the LOC141634206 gene encoding uncharacterized protein LOC141634206 isoform X4, which produces MPLNDDEKRLQMPVVITCNEIRREVSAAQLIAKQQIDWTFTFDKESQKVPLAEETRLDEKKINNRWKININVENLVENRWCNYFLEILLCESMDLVVGAPLIPTVMAGMGLVVGLIH; this is translated from the exons AT GCCTTTGAATGATGATGAAAAGAGACTTCAGATGCCGGTTGTTATTACTTGTAATGAGATTAGAAGAGAGGTTTCTGCTGCGCAGTTAATTGCTAAACAGCAAATTGATTGGACTTTTACCTTTGATAAG GAATCACAGAAGGTACCACTAGCAGAGGAGACAAGGTTGGACGAGAAGAAAATAAACAACCGGTGGAAAATAAATATAAATGTGGAAAATCTAGTGGAAAATCGATGGTGCAATTACTTTCTTGAAATCTTACTTTGTGAATCGATGGATCTTGTGGTCGGTGCACCTCTGATTCCGACCGTGATGGCGGGAATGGGGCTAGTTGTCGGGTTAATTCAT TGA
- the LOC141634206 gene encoding uncharacterized protein LOC141634206 isoform X1: MPVVITCNEIRREVSAAQLIAKQQIDWTFTFDKESQKVPLAEETRLDEKKINNRWKININVENLVENRWCNYFLEILLCESMDLVVGAPLIPTVMAGMGLVVGLIHVLVLE; the protein is encoded by the exons ATGCCGGTTGTTATTACTTGTAATGAGATTAGAAGAGAGGTTTCTGCTGCGCAGTTAATTGCTAAACAGCAAATTGATTGGACTTTTACCTTTGATAAG GAATCACAGAAGGTACCACTAGCAGAGGAGACAAGGTTGGACGAGAAGAAAATAAACAACCGGTGGAAAATAAATATAAATGTGGAAAATCTAGTGGAAAATCGATGGTGCAATTACTTTCTTGAAATCTTACTTTGTGAATCGATGGATCTTGTGGTCGGTGCACCTCTGATTCCGACCGTGATGGCGGGAATGGGGCTAGTTGTCGGGTTAATTCATGTATTGGTGCTAGAG TGA